In the Castor canadensis chromosome 1, mCasCan1.hap1v2, whole genome shotgun sequence genome, TCCCTGATAGCAACCACAGAGGACACTACCTCCCTGTTGCTGCTACACACACCTACAACAGCCCCAACCACAAAAAGTGCTGCAGAGGACTACAGCAGTCCCACACATTGAAGCAGACCCTCTCCTGTGGAATCCATACTTTTAGGACCTGGTATTCCCCACACACCCAACCACTACTTATGGTACAGTGTAATATGAGGACTAGTCACTATACTCAGGGATACACAGAGAAGAATCTCAGGCAATCCCAAGCCTAGAACAATTCAGGAGTAAATACATTGGGAGAACCTGGAGGACCAGAGTTTGGAAAGGAACACTTGAACTGAATGAGTATGACTGATAGACACTTTCCTCCTTAGCAAAGAAAAAGTTgtactgtatttatttatgtaattatttatttcattttatttcactctcatttttgttgttctttttttctatctttttcacATACTGTTATTTCACATGTACTCATCCCATATACTTCTTTCCCTCTCTACATTTTCATTTGTCCTTCTCTTACCCTccttcatttttacttcttcatttgtaACTCCTATACCCTCAATATTTTCTAAAACCCTAGCATACCCTATAAGAAACTTAGTTCCTTTGTATATAATCTTATTGGGAGTATAAATGATATCCCCAATGTATCCTTACTTCAGCTTGTTTGGAATTTCTGAATTCATTATTATTGAGCTATACTACAAGTCTAGCAGTGAGAAATTGCACATCCACCCTGCTACTATCCAGTCTACCCAGAGCATTCAGAATGCTTCAACCGAAGACCAGAGGTGATTAAAAACTCCCAGCAGAAACTTGTTATCAGATGGACAATTCCTAAcatagaaatacaagaaatatgaaaagcaagGCAACATTATTCTTAAAAAAGATAACAACCCCACAGTAATGGACTTGAATGAGAGTGGAGTAAATGAAATCTCAAACAATGAATTCAggagaacaataataaaaacaatcaaCACAATTTAAGAAGACACTTATAAACAACTGATGTCAAAGAGAAGACAAATAAACTAttcaatgaattcaaagaaaatacatatcAACTACTCAATGAATTAAGAAAGATAACACAAGAAATGAAAAGGGAATTCAATAAACATATAAATCCTGAAAAAGAATTGAAGTTCCATAAATGAAAAAGTTAGTGGTTTAAGTAGAAAACTCAGTTAAAGGCCTCACAAATAGAATGGATCAAGGTGAAGAGAGAATGTCATGGCTTgaaggtaggggagagaaatTGGAATACtctgagaaagacaaagaaaaaaataataaaatgcatgaATAGAACATGCATAACCACAGGGATACTACTAAAAGAGCAAACTTATGAATCATGGTCATAGAAAAATAAGAGGTACAAGTCAAAATCAtagaaacatattcaataaaataatacaatgtcAGAAAATGTTCCCAGTTTTGAAAAGGAGATGGTCACTCAGCTACCAGAGGCTTtgaggacaccaaatagacaagataagaaaagaaactcCCCAAGTCATATTATAGTCAAAGCATGaaatacacagaacaaagaaagaatatggaaagataCAAGAGAAAATCAACAAGTAACACATACAGGCAAGCccatcagatttctcaacagaaactgtaAAATCAAGGAGGCCATTGAATGATGTATTTCAACCCCTGAAGGAAAATAACTGCCAAACAAGATTGCTATATTCAGCAAGCTATCCCTCACAATTGGAAGgggaaataaaaacttcaatgataaacaaaaactaaaggggTCATGAGGAGTGTACCAGCATTGAagaagacacttaaaaaaaaaagaagtaaatgaaaccaTTTTTTCAAGTTTGGTATTTAGAAAATGCAAACCATTTTAATACTTTGTATTACTatcatttttaactattttaatagCACTGAATATGTAAAAGTtccataaaataattaaaagaacaaTCATTTTACTGTATGTATTAGACACAATTTATTATCATCAATACAACAGAATATATAAACATGCAAATTATAtgggaaaaacataaaattgacTAGGtattaaaaagacataaaattaaCAAACATGCAATTTTATGTGTAAGcaggtttaaaaataatttgatgtaAATTTACATGCCATACAATTACTCATTTTAAAGGGAACATGCTCATGACTGTGATGACATTCACTACCTTATGCAACCACCACCTCTATTGAGTTATAAAACTTCCATCCATACACAGTGCCCATTCCACACTTCCTGCAGCCCCTGATAATCTGCTGTCTATCCCCAGGTACTTAtcttttctggatatttcatgtAAAGGATTTATAGGCAAGGTAATCTTCTGTCTCCTGGTGGCTTTGAATTCATGTTTCAAGAGCCATATCTGCTATACATGTGTTGGAACTTCTatgttctgattttattttattgtgcttaACATGAAATCTACACTGTTAAAAATTTCAGCAGTGCAATAGAGTAACATTAACTATAAACACGTTGTAATGCAAATCTTAGGAGCTTTCACTCTCACTAATtggagatttgtgtgtgtttagTAATACCTCTCCACCTACCCCAATCTTAAGCCCTTTGAAAATGTAATtggaattataaaatattcattttcatgaatgacttatttcatttagcataatgttctccacGTTCATCCAGGTtatcaaatattatatttttaaagttgactaatattccatttttgtagtatataacacattttatttattcatttacctgtAAGTGCATATTTCAGGCTTTTTTTCACATTTAGGCTGTTATAAATTATGTTGCAATAAACTTGAGAGTACTAATATAATTTTGACATGCTAACACCAATACTGTTGCAGAAATACTCATAAATAGGATGGctggattataaaataaataactaaacacatacatacaatcacagttggaagccaaaTGTCCCTGACAATTAGTGGATAACCTCTAGGCATTTCATTAGGTTCTCAAATGCTTTAGGGATAATCACCAAATTTCCTGGCATCTCCTCTGGGTGATTCTCAAAAGttctaaaaaatacataaattaatctCAAACATCCCATCTTAAGGAGCACGTGGGGAAATCAAGAGAGTGGTTTCATTgcaggtaaaaaagaaaaacagtttcttATGATGCCTGATGTTACCAGCATGTACAGAAATGCTCACCTTTCTTTCTGGCTTTGCCATTTCTGATTCATTTCTGTCTTTCTATGACTCCATGATGCCTCAGCAGAAATAGCAACAGGACCTGTCTCATTTGTCCTTCAGATTAgctttcacatttttgcctagatTTAGAGGGTAAATGCTCATAAGCATCTTTTcagttatgtatatatgtaattttatatataatggagGCAAAACTGAGAGGAGATAAAGGGATATGATCTTCTTtaacaaacaaaatcagaaacaGCAGTAATTCAATCTCTAATTCTGATTTTTTGGCTCTAGGCTCTTTTTGTGAAACTAGGTTTATAAATGCATAGATGTGATGATTTCTAGAATTAAGAATATGTTATTAAAGTATCAGGACACAGTCAATTGTCTAGTTTTAAGTAATGATAAGGCATTCAGTTTACACCGAAATCTGACTAAATTTTTCTGAATGTAGTTTTAAAGACTAAATTGATGTCTTCAGTAAAAACACTGAACTGTGAAAAAGCATTTACTTCTTTCCATTGAACTCCAAAGCAATTGAGAAAAAATAGTTTGCACCTTTccttatttgtagaaaactcaagTGCACTGtgctcttaattttttcttttcatcattgCAAGCCAGTGCAAAAGAAAGTAAGACTTAGATGACTTCTTGTATTTTTTGAAGTATTTCTCTCATATTATAATCTGATACAATTTTTCATGTTTAATAAAGGAAAGGAGTCTGCATGGGGAATGAGAATATATCAGGTGTCCACAGCACTGGAAATGCAACAGACATGTAATCACCTACATACATAATCTTCTTAAACTGGgggattttttttgtctgctCAGAGCTTGCTCAGATTCTTATGTCTCTACTACTCTACATATAAAGTATATCATctctatatttctctttttaaccaGTCAATATTGGTGCTGTTAATTATTTGTGATATTATTAATGGACTTACACTGCTATGCCATCCCCATGCTACTCAGTTCTgctttttataattgtttttttggcagtactggggtttgaactcaaggcctcatactggctatgcaggtgctctgccacttgtgctactctgtcagccctgggttctgctttttatttcttgagttatttgagatatttgatacattttctgTGATTACCCACATTTGTCTGCCTTATATCCTATATTATATTTGAATGATGCCCATGTGGGTGTTATGCAAGGGATTTCAAATGACATCCAGAAATCCATGTTTTTTGTGaatgttattatattttaatttttgtttatggaATTGTATACCatagtaaaatatttatacattatGAGTCATTACAATTTTAAAcctttttcttctcaaaatattACCATTTTGTCCTAAAGGAATTTTGAATTTTCAATACATAAATCAATTCTAATGACCTCTCCTAATTTGCTCAGATTTCCTCAGTGTTTCCTAGCTTCTTTCATGTAATGTACATCTGACTTAATATATACAAGTAAGCACATCtcaattataatgaaaatatcacCAGTGGAAGAGTAATACTTTAAGAAAATTTACATAGAGGTAACTTAaactaacattttattaaaattatgaaaatagaagaaaagtaatACAAAACTAAAGCACactgttcaattttatttttgtagatttAGGGTAGATATTGGGATGGATTGCATATGCTGCATACTATTTAACCTATTCTTCATCTATTCACCATTCTAGACCTGACAAAGAAGTTAACTCACTGTCCAGTaggatatacatatacatatgtaaagaGAATATCTTTCAGGTAAGTTACTCTCATCATTAAGAAAATACAGATGCACATGGTATTTGAGAACTATTTCCAGGTAGCATAGAACCACCACTGAATCATGTAATCCTTTTTCATTCTTCCCCCAAACCTTGCAAGTACagtttgttttatatatgtgaATAAAGAGTTTGAAGTATGATTTACCTAATGTTTTCAGACACTATACTAAAATATAAGGATTGTATGTACATGAGTAAGttctgtattattttttcatataaagaCAATTCCAAGTATGTTTTTAatgttacttattcattcatctgaCTAATATTTACAAAGTGTTTTAATGCTCTCAACTGGTTTACCTATAGATATAACAATTTTAGAGGTCTATGTTTTGCAGTACAGAGATTTATGCATTTTTAAGTTTATCATTAGATACTCTTATAATTGGTGTAGGAATTTTTCCATACTGAGTATAATTAATGACTTACTGCCATTGAAGTTATatgaaagataaatagaaaagctGAAgtcataaaattatgaaaatgtatgGCATCCAAAGtatctataatttaaaaacttttatctcTTTTGAATACATACATCTCTATTCTATATCTCTTTCAATCTTTCTATCGCTCTAGGATTTTCAAATGTGGAACTATTGATATTTGGCTGAATCTTGTTTGGGGTTAGATATAAGATATAACATGATATTTAGCACATTAACTGACTTCTAGTAATTATAATTCAGTGGCAGCTCACTTCCCTATTGGGAAAAACTAAATACCTCTAGACATTGAATGTTACTTGGTATTTGGTGAGTAAAACAAGTCTAGATGAGAACTactaatctctctctttctctctcatctctccgtaaatatatacatatatgaacatatcagcatatatatttgcatttgtATATACAGACATAGatgaaatgtctttattttcaaatattctaaatttaaaaGTTTGAATGTATCTCATTAACACTAGTTTGCATATTGAAAGTACCCAAGGTGACAGTGTGAGTAAGGTATTGACTATGCTGATGTCGCTATCCACAATAGGTTTTCTGATAAACCAGGATGGAGAAGCACAATCTCACAGCGGTGAGTGAATTCATTCTGATGGGCATCACAGATCGTCCTGAGCTGCAGGTTCCATTATTTGTGCTGCTCCTCATCATCTATGTGATCTCAGTGGTAGGCAACTTGGGCATGATCATCCTCACCATAGTGGACTCCAAGCTACAGACCccaatgtacttttttctcagaCACCTGGCTCTCACAGATCTTGGTTATTCTACAGCTGTGGGACCCAAAATGTTGGTAAATTTTGTTGTAGACCAAAATATAATTTCCTATCAACTTTGTGCTACACAGCTagctttctttcttgtatttattgCTTGTGAACTTTTTATTCTGTCTGCAATGTCTTATGACCGTTATGTAGCCATCTGTAAACCTCTCCTCTATACAGTTGTCATGTCACAAGGAGTATGTTGGTTACTGGTGACAATTCCCTATTTCTATTGCACATTTGTGTCACTTCTAATCACCATAAAGATTTTCACTTTACCCTTTTGTGGCTATAATATCatcagccatttttactgtgacAGTCTCCCCTTGTCAACTTTGCTATGCTCAAATACTCATGAACTTGAAGTAATGATGTTGCTCTTATCAGcttttaatttgatttcttctcttctgaTAGTACTTGTGTCCTACTTTCTCATTCTTGCAGCCATTCTTAGGATGAATTCTGCAGAGGGAAGGAATAGAGCATTCTCCACTTGTGGGTCCCATATGACAGTGGTGGTAGTCTTCTATGGGACtttgatatttatgtatgtgcagCCCAAGTCCAGTCATTCCTTTGACACTGATAAAGTGGCTTCCATATTTTATACCCTGGTCATCCCCATGTTGAATCCCTTGATTTACAGCTTGAGGAACAAAGATGTAAAATTTGCCTTTCAGAGGACATGGAAAAAAATAGACAGTGTCTTTTCTTAAAGGTTGTATACTATATAAATCCTAGAAATATGGTTTTGGTATGAACTGATACTGTTTTCCTCCAGAGTGTATAGAAAGCAtaaatgcatttatatatattatagattGTCCTTTCTTTAACAATCTCGCTTataaatgctttgtaaatataattgaaaagagaaaaataattttctttcttaaaggatGGTAGGTGATGTATAAACATAATGATCAAAAGTGTGATAttctctattcacaatagccaagttatggaaacagccaagatgccccagcactgatgaatggattaagaaaatgtggtatctatacacaatggaattttatgcagccatgaagaagaacgaaatgttatcattcgctggtaaatggatggaattggagaacatcattctgagtgaggttagcctggctcaaaagaccaaaaatcgtatgttctccctcatatgtggacattagatcaagggcaaacacaacaaggggattggactatgagcacatgataaaagcgagagcacacaagggagggatgaggataggtaagacacctaaaaaactagctagcatttgttgcccttaatgcagagaaactaaagcagataccttaaagcaactgaggccaataggaaaaggggaccaggaactagagaaaaggttagatcaaaaagaattaacctagaaggtaacacccacgcacaggaaatcaatgtgagtcaatgccctgtatagctatccttatctcaaccagcaaaacctcttgttccttcctattattgcttatactctctctacaacaaaattagagataagggcaaaatagtttctgcggggtattgaggtggggagcgggagggggtggagtgggtggtaagggagggggtgggggcaggggggagaaatgaaccaagccttgtatgcacatatgaataataaaagaaaaatgaaaaaaataaaataaaataaaaagttaaagttataaaaaaaaaagtgtgatatTCTCAAACAGTGGgtttagaaattaaagaaaagcaaagggagCAGAATTATATGCTGTGAGAAATGATAACAGGTACAAAAGAGCATCCAAATTGTTGCTGtcatattttccattattataataaaatttcccATGTCCACACATTTTTTCTGCAAATCcattattcttatttaaaaattcacacaTTGCAATGAATTATGTGATAATCAAACTTGGTCACAATTTCATATCAGATTTAATGTAAGGTATTGATTTTAAGAAATCAGTCACATGCATGTGCTCAAATGCCTTTTTTCCTTGTGGAGATGttagaatccttttttttttcctccatggaCTGCACTTATATTCATGTATGGGCCCAAGTGGAGCCTACTAACTCAATGTGTTTAACATTTAAATAGCTCGTAGTCTCAGCATAGCATCTAATATTGCTTTAGTGAATGCTGTATATGAGTGAAATTATGATAAATATCTTCAGTTCTGACATGAAAGCTTCAATaattttgcttggtttttttttctcctttcttgcttGATCTTGACTTCTTACTGcatgttcttctttaaagaatgaTTATTCTTTGTCTCCCCTCTAAAGACATTAATAATACTTGtgtaaaagacaaatatcacaggttttctttcatatgcagaatcaaGACCTAAAAGGATACTACTagtaataatatgacatgattataaaaaTGTAACTGTTTGGGGAGAACCAACGTGataggggaaggggaaaggagaggttgatgggaagatgaatatgatgaaagtacattaagggtatgtatgaaaatatcacaatgaaactcaccaaaaaacatttgaaaagggGGTATGAAGATggtgaaataagaaaaaacaattgAGGGTGTGAATTTCAttaaagtacattacatacatgttTGACAATATTACAGTGAAAACACTAATAAATTTTACCCCCAATGGATCAAAGAGCAATGTGAAAACTCATCAATTAATGATATTTTTACATTGACTGAAATTGAGAGTGATAGTGTGTAAGTCAAAATTAGGAGCATTTGatcaaaatgtttaaattttttagtggaattttctttgtgaacattttaaaatgaagctcATGGGCTTTTCATT is a window encoding:
- the LOC109702142 gene encoding olfactory receptor 8K3-like, which gives rise to MEKHNLTAVSEFILMGITDRPELQVPLFVLLLIIYVISVVGNLGMIILTIVDSKLQTPMYFFLRHLALTDLGYSTAVGPKMLVNFVVDQNIISYQLCATQLAFFLVFIACELFILSAMSYDRYVAICKPLLYTVVMSQGVCWLLVTIPYFYCTFVSLLITIKIFTLPFCGYNIISHFYCDSLPLSTLLCSNTHELEVMMLLLSAFNLISSLLIVLVSYFLILAAILRMNSAEGRNRAFSTCGSHMTVVVVFYGTLIFMYVQPKSSHSFDTDKVASIFYTLVIPMLNPLIYSLRNKDVKFAFQRTWKKIDSVFS